Within the Rosa rugosa chromosome 2, drRosRugo1.1, whole genome shotgun sequence genome, the region aaatcaaaatatgaggaAGCTGTTGAAGTTGCTCTGAGAATGTACAAACAAGTGCAAGGAAAATGAAGCAAAATGCAAGTTGATTCTCTCCCATTTCCATTATTGAGCAATGTGCAAATGCTTAGTAAGATCGACCAATGCTTATATTAAATCAATGAAAATTAATGTGAAGGAGGTGCATATACAGTATAAAAACTAAAGCTATATCCTATTTAGAATTCCCTCTGCCTTCCAAAAAACATCTTCAGGAATTGTTCATGTTGCTCCAGTCTTCCTCCTTCCCGAAACTTCACAAATGTATGAGCTTTTCTATTCCCATAATAAGTACACTACAAGAAATATCAGAAAATTGAAGATCCACAAAGCCTGCAAAAATATCCAAACAAAACCATCAGTAAATATTAATTAATTCACCACAGaaacttcaaaatatctcaaCTTTACTTACATTAATATCATGAGCTGATGAAGAAAAAGTAAACTGGGGAAGATAACCATCTGCTCCGTCAGGTCCGGCAGCTCCGACATCTCCCATATCATACACCCGAGTCCCATTTGGATAAAACAGCCCGTAGTTCCTCTCCGACGCCTGACCGGGCTTCAAGTCCTCATTAAACAGAGCAAACACATACGTATCAATAGGAACGTCAGGCTTGGCCGGAGTGCCTTTCTTCTCCATAATTTTCCTGAGCAAATTCCCATTGTAAATTCCGGCATTCTCCGGCGTGGCTCCGGCTTCATCCTCGTCTCCCTTGGACGGCCAGCCGGTTTCAGATATCCGAACCTCGATATCAGTGTGGCCCATCACTTTCATTGCGGCATAGACAGCGTCAATCTGAGCATCGAGCATGTTATCGTAGTGAAGATTGGTTCCGGAATCATTCATGCCGGAGTTTGGCTGAAAAAGCACGTACTCCAAGGAAACTTCACCAGGACTGCCCTTGTAAGCAAAGTAAGGGTACACGTTTATGAGGAACGGGGCATTGGTTTGCGAGTGGAAGTCTAGAAGTGGCTTGATGTATTGGGCGAGCTCTTCCTTGAAAGTCCCGGCCGACGGCGGGTAGGAGTTTCCCAAAATGACAAGGGAATTCGC harbors:
- the LOC133733174 gene encoding glucan endo-1,3-beta-glucosidase 14 isoform X1; amino-acid sequence: MASFTNTVLFRIILVLVSLSDSALFHVRCLSFGINYGQIANNLPPPSQVAGLLQSLNVSRVKLYDADPNVLQAFSNSEVDFIIALGNELLPNMTDPLKAQAWIQQHVTPHLPQTKISSILVGNEILGGSDTHLMSYLLTAMQSVYAALVNLGLSKTIAVTTANSLVILGNSYPPSAGTFKEELAQYIKPLLDFHSQTNAPFLINVYPYFAYKGSPGEVSLEYVLFQPNSGMNDSGTNLHYDNMLDAQIDAVYAAMKVMGHTDIEVRISETGWPSKGDEDEAGATPENAGIYNGNLLRKIMEKKGTPAKPDVPIDTYVFALFNEDLKPGQASERNYGLFYPNGTRVYDMGDVGAAGPDGADGYLPQFTFSSSAHDINALWIFNFLIFLVVYLLWE
- the LOC133733174 gene encoding glucan endo-1,3-beta-glucosidase 14 isoform X2 yields the protein MASFTNTVLFRIILVLVSLSALFHVRCLSFGINYGQIANNLPPPSQVAGLLQSLNVSRVKLYDADPNVLQAFSNSEVDFIIALGNELLPNMTDPLKAQAWIQQHVTPHLPQTKISSILVGNEILGGSDTHLMSYLLTAMQSVYAALVNLGLSKTIAVTTANSLVILGNSYPPSAGTFKEELAQYIKPLLDFHSQTNAPFLINVYPYFAYKGSPGEVSLEYVLFQPNSGMNDSGTNLHYDNMLDAQIDAVYAAMKVMGHTDIEVRISETGWPSKGDEDEAGATPENAGIYNGNLLRKIMEKKGTPAKPDVPIDTYVFALFNEDLKPGQASERNYGLFYPNGTRVYDMGDVGAAGPDGADGYLPQFTFSSSAHDINALWIFNFLIFLVVYLLWE